DNA sequence from the Trypanosoma brucei gambiense DAL972 chromosome 9, complete sequence genome:
TTGGAAGTTTGGGTGTGTGCTATTGCATTGCCTCTCTGCTTTGTAATTATGGTATTTGATTTCCACTGTCACTTAGAATTGTATTTAGTAGGGAGTGGGGACAGTTCCATGCTGTGATGTGTGCAGTGTACTTAAATGATGAGCTGATTGACTGTAATGGTGTCACTACTCATATTGATACTATTAATGTTGCTATTCTTTGTATTTCCCACTGTTGATTCCATTAATCTCTCCTAATTCTCATGACAAGAATCCACTACAAGACAGCAGACACAAGTTTCGATACCATCCAAATTAACAACAATTATGAGCATCACTTTTCATAACTTATGGCTACTTTTAACAGTGTTATGCACTGCAGGTATTCGTGCTCATCATGGCTGGACCAATTGCTACCCTGCGGGAACCAGTCCACCTGTAGAAGAGATTCGTGCGTCATGCGAAGTGGCTCACCAACTTCGAGGACTATCACAAACAGTAACATCTGCTGTGGAAacttccgctgctgcttcgagtaaggcatttgaagcaaaggtacaagcagaggaagctGTGGAACTTGCCGAGTCAAAAGGCCTAAACGTTacgaaagcgaaggaagctgctgtgagagcaacactcgctgctgaagctgcggctacgGCTGCAAGTAATGTGGAAATTAACGCTGCAAATATTGCTGCTGTGCCGTGGCTAGAACGAAGACAAAATACAGGTTGGGAGGTGCTTAAGAAATGCATTAACTTAGACGatgatataaaaaaaatggcatCGAAGTGTAAAAGTGCAGCGGAAGTTGTAACAGCCGAATCGATCAGTGCGGCATTGAACGATTTGGGGAAGACATTTATAAGTGAGAAGTCTCGAGAAACCTTACGGAAGGAAAGCGTTGAGTTCCATAAAGAGCTCGCGTCTTTAGAGGAACATGTCGAAGAAGCTGTCCGTGCACAAAAACGGGCTGAGGATGCAGCTGCAGATGCGAATGAAACAGTCGGTACAAATACGGGACCAGTTGGAAATTCCGTTGCATCACCTGAAGGGTCAGTGCTGCTACTGATGGCTGGACTGTTTCTCAGTTCTCTACCGTTAGAGGTTACAACTCCATGAATTGTGATCCCAACCATTCCACTTGTCTCCACACAGTTATGTGCACATACAAGTGGGGCAGCAAACATCCTTTCATATTAACCTTATTTTCTATCAGGGACTATAAAAATGGTAATTTAATATTGGTTCCCTTAAACATCCACTTTTATAANNNNNNNNNNNNNNNNNNNNNNNNNNNNNNNNNNNNNNNNNNNNNNNNNNNNNNNNNNNNNNNNNNNNNNNNNNNNNNNNNNNNNNNNNNNNNNNNNNNNTTTCCACCAGATAATGATATTATGGGTTCTCAGGAAATGACTATTGGAAGTGTGGGTGTGTGCTATTGCATTGCCTCTCTGCTTGTAAATTATGGTATTTGATTTCCACTGTCACTTAGAATTGTATTTAGTAGGAAGGAGGGACAGTTCCATGCTGTGATGTGTGCAGTGTGCTTTATTGATGACCTGATTGACTGTAATGGTGTCACTACTCATATTGATACTATTACTATTGCTATTCTTTGTATTTCCCACTGTTGATTCCATTAATCTCTCCTAATTCTCATGACAAGAATCCACTACAAGACAGCAGACACAAGTTTCGATACCATCGAAATTAACAACAATCATGAGCATCACTTTTCATAGTTTATGGCTACTTTTGACAGTGTTATGCACTGCAGGTATTCGTGCTCATCATGTCTGGAATGATTGCTTTGCTGATGGAAACCATCCGCCTGTAGATGAGATTCCCGTCTTGTGTCGTGTGGCGGAACAACTTCGAGGTTTACCGGATACAGTAAGTTCTGCTCTTGTtaatgccgctgctgcttcgagtaaagcatttgaagcaaaggtacaagcagaggaagctGTGGAACTTGCCGAGTCAAAAGGCCTAAACGTTacgaaagcgaaggaagctgctgtgagagcaacactcgctgctgaagctgcggctacgGCTGCAAGTAATGTGGAAATTAACGCTGCAAATATTGCTGCTTTGCCGTGGTCACAAAGAAGACAGGATGTGGGGTTACAGGAACTTGCACTATGCGACAATGTGGACAAGGATGTACGAGAGGCAGCAGCAAAGTGTACAAAGAAAGCGGAAAACGTGACAGCCCAATCACTCAGTGAGGCACTAGAAGCGTTGGAGAATCTGTACACTGATGTGAATACCCGGGAGACCTTGCGGCGGGAAGATGTTGAGTTCCACACGGAGCTGAAATCGTTAGAGGAACACGTGGAAGAGGCTGTCCGTGCACAAAGAGAAGCTGAAGCCGCAGCTGCCGAGGCAAATGAAACAGCCGGCACAAATACGGGACCAGTTGGAAATTCCGTTGCATCACGTGAAGGGTCGGTGCTGCTACTGATGGCTGGACTGTTTCTCAGTTCTGTACTGTAAGAGGTTACAACTCCATGAATTGTGATCCCAACCATTCCACTTGTCTCCACACAGTTATGTGCACATACAAGTGGGGCAGCAAACATCCTTTCATATTAACCTTATTTTCTATCAGTGactattaatattgttattttattttgtttcatttatactttcacttttattattcttttttactttacttttcctttacaaTGTTATCTTTCCAACCTGTTCCAACTTTtatcctttatttttataactGCTTAACTAGTGTGTCTATTGCCCTACTTTTAgttgtatttttcctttattaccttctttatttcattattttattcatgtaATGCACTGAGGTGATTGCGTGTGAGCATCGCCACCTATGCGTTACAATAGTGACACTTTTTAAATCAAAATCTATCATTCCTACGCATCCATAATGTCCTATTGTATGCGTAAAGCTAACTGATTCTGagggtttttattttatcatgaAGCAAAACTCTTACGCTGTGGGGTTACTTTCACATATCTCTCTCCCATTACTCATTAcacttattttatgttgtattctctccctttttatttcatatctctatattttatgttactGTCAGTAGGTTGTATCGTAATAGTGTAGGATACCCTAAATACTCAATACATGTGCTCTTACTGATTCCATCAGATATTGATATTATCGTGTCTAATGAAATGACTATTGGAAGTTTGGGTGTGTGCTATTGCATTGCCTCTCTGCTTTGTAATTATGGTATTTGATTTCCACTGTCACTTAGAATTGTATTTAGTAGGAAGTGGGGACAGTTCCATGCTGTGATGTGTGCAGTGTGCTTAAATGATGAGCTAATTGACTGTAATGGTGTCACTACTCATATTGATACTATTAATGTTGCTATTCCTTGTATTTCCCACTGTTGATTCCATTAATCTCTCCTAATTCTCATGACAAGAATCCACTACAAGACAGCAGACACAAGTTTCGATACCATCCAAATTAACAACAATTATGAGCATCACTTTTCATAACTTATGGCTACTTCTGACAGTGTTGTGCACTGCAGGTATTCGTGGTGATCGAGTCTGGTACGATTGTCCAGAAAAAGGTGTGGACACATCGCGGGACGACATACAAGCTTTGTGCCGTGCGGCGGAGCAGTTCAGAGGCCTATCACAAACAGTAACATCTGCTGTGGAAACTTCCGCTACTGCTTCGAGTAAAGCATTTGAAGCAAAGGtacaagcagaggaagctGTGGAACTTGCCGAGTCAAAAGGCCTAAACGTTacgaaagcgaaggaagctgctgtgagagcaacactcgctgctgaagctgcggctacgGCTGCAAGTAATGTGGAAATTAACGCTGCAAATATTGCTGCTTTGCCGTGGTCACAACCAAGCAGTGATGCAGGTTTACAGAAGCTGGCACTATGTGAAAACATCGACAAGAGTTTACGACAGTTGGCATCAGAGTGCTCGAAGAGAGCGGAAAACGTGACAGCCCAATCGCTCAGTGAGGCGTTGGAGGGACTAAAAAAACTACGCTACAATGATGTATACGTTAAGGAAATATTAGAGAGAGAAGATGTTGAGTTCCACAAAGAGTTTATGTGGTTGCAGCACCACCTCCGGGAGGCAGTTCATGCACGAAAACAGGCTGAGGATGCAGCTGCCGAGGCGAATGAAATTGCCGGCACAAATACGGGACCAGTTGGAAATTCCGTTGCATCACCTGAAGGGTCAGTGCTGCTACTGATGGCTGGACTGTTTCTCAATTCTGTACTGAAAGAGGTTGCAACTCCATGAATTGTGATCCCAANNNNNNNNNNNNNNNNNNNNNNNNNNNNNNNNNNNNNNNNNNNNNNNNNNNNNNNNNNNNNNNNNNNNNNNNNNNNNNNNNNNNNNNNNNNNNNNNNNNNCAAAGCTCAtttacgcatggctaaaagctaactggaggaattttcttctcaagattgacgagctctgcaggaaaattggtagagagaagaacgtcaacagcctggaacagaaattgagctccgccatccgcattgcgacgaaggtctccgtcccccgtggctgcaaagcaacgccaccacattggacacctgagctcgcgaaactcgatgaaaaagtcgctggatgcggaccctcccaccgaagggaaaagttggtagcaacgcgtaagcagatcctggaccgtaccacaaagaagagatggagcacgctatgctccagacttgcggtgtcagaccgctgcagttggcacattgtcaagaaggtatatgcgccacgaccactaaccacaccggctgtacttgttgataacgcggccatcacggactaccgtcaagctgagaggttcagtaaactgtactcgtcccgcgcaagaaggcaccccgactcacacccaccagcaccaataaagacgatagcgagtgagttcagtcccatcacgatggctgaactacggagatcgatcaaactgctaccgagtggatccgcagccggacctgattgcttatacaacgaggcactgcaacatctcggcagaacagcgctgaatgttgttctgaggctattcaatgagagcctacgaacggaaGTCGTGCcacctgcatggaagactggtgttatcatccccatcctgaaggccggaaaaaggcggaggacctcgattcttacaggcctgtgacgctcacgagctgtctctgcaaagtcatggagcgcataattgccgcgagacttagagacactgttgagtcccagctggcGCCTCAGAAATCAGgatttcgccccggatgctcaacgctcgagcaactcctgcacgtccgcgctgccctctgccgtcccacgcaccaatatcgtacgggtgctgtattcgttgactacgagaaggcatttgatacagtagaccacgacaaaattg
Encoded proteins:
- a CDS encoding BARP protein, whose product is MSITFHNLWLLLTVLCTAGIRAHHGWTNCYPAGTSPPVEEIRASCEVAHQLRGLSQTVTSAVETSAAASSKAFEAKVQAEEAVELAESKGLNVTKAKEAAVRATLAAEAAATAASNVEINAANIAAVPWLERRQNTGWEVLKKCINLDDDIKKMASKCKSAAEVVTAESISAALNDLGKTFISEKSRETLRKESVEFHKELASLEEHVEEAVRAQKRAEDAAADANETVGTNTGPVGNSVASPEGSVLLLMAGLFLSSLPLEVTTP
- a CDS encoding BARP protein — translated: MSITFHSLWLLLTVLCTAGIRAHHVWNDCFADGNHPPVDEIPVLCRVAEQLRGLPDTVSSALVNAAAASSKAFEAKVQAEEAVELAESKGLNVTKAKEAAVRATLAAEAAATAASNVEINAANIAALPWSQRRQDVGLQELALCDNVDKDVREAAAKCTKKAENVTAQSLSEALEALENLYTDVNTRETLRREDVEFHTELKSLEEHVEEAVRAQREAEAAAAEANETAGTNTGPVGNSVASREGSVLLLMAGLFLSSVL
- a CDS encoding BARP protein produces the protein MSITFHNLWLLLTVLCTAGIRGDRVWYDCPEKGVDTSRDDIQALCRAAEQFRGLSQTVTSAVETSATASSKAFEAKVQAEEAVELAESKGLNVTKAKEAAVRATLAAEAAATAASNVEINAANIAALPWSQPSSDAGLQKLALCENIDKSLRQLASECSKRAENVTAQSLSEALEGLKKLRYNDVYVKEILEREDVEFHKEFMWLQHHLREAVHARKQAEDAAAEANEIAGTNTGPVGNSVASPEGSVLLLMAGLFLNSVLKEVATP